In Tsuneonella dongtanensis, a single window of DNA contains:
- a CDS encoding TonB-dependent receptor: MTQTHTRPTIHLLAGSAVALALAAFAAPAQAQDAAADAGTAAEEGQLDAIIVTANRREENLQDVPVSAATLSADAVQSILAAGGEITSLSGHVPGLFIESSNGRAAPRFYIRGLGNTDFDLAASQPVSVVMDDVVLENVTLKAFPIFDVQRVEVLRGPQGTLFGRNTPAGIVKIDTVKPGDEAGFDGSFSFGTFNTVSGEAAVNVPLAPGKVSLRISGMLQRRSDWIDNGFTGQDNTIGGYSDRAGRLQVLLTPTADFSILGTVQHRNFRGTSTPFRANILGPGNNDLNANYDRDTVFYDAGGGNEARYKTTLASINTAYDFGGVTLTSITAWAHGSGRSRGDIDGGNLVTGPGFIPFPSDTQDSIILDQFTQEVRLASDASGPLTWQIGGFYFNSDFDVTTVGFNFPPPVTVNHRNESWALFGQTTFALSDRAKITAGLRYTDDEKDFVVVSGAAPQPRNVQDDRLSWDLSAFFDVTDDASVYAKVASGFRAPTIQGRDVAFFAPPSVATSEKIMSYEAGFKSEFAGRTIRINGAAFYYTIDDPQFSAVGGAGNLVQLVNAEKGRGYGFELDTAFQPFDALTLTAGLSYNNTRIQDPNLLVGVCAQCSVTDPLVTVAGTPRARVDGNPFPNAPEWIADFTARYAVPMGPDGELFAYTDWTYQGATNFFLYESREFNANNQWEGGLRIGYARTDGQWEVAAFVRNITDADNVKGGIDFNNNTAFVNDPRVFGVSARFSY, encoded by the coding sequence ATGACACAGACTCACACCCGCCCGACCATCCACCTTCTGGCCGGAAGTGCTGTCGCACTCGCATTGGCCGCCTTCGCGGCGCCTGCACAGGCCCAGGATGCGGCCGCCGATGCCGGCACCGCCGCCGAAGAAGGCCAGCTCGACGCGATCATCGTCACCGCCAACCGGCGCGAGGAGAACCTTCAGGATGTGCCCGTGTCGGCCGCGACGCTGTCCGCCGATGCGGTGCAGTCGATCCTGGCAGCCGGCGGCGAGATCACATCGCTCTCGGGGCATGTCCCGGGCCTGTTCATCGAAAGCTCGAACGGCCGCGCGGCACCTCGGTTCTACATCCGTGGCCTCGGCAACACCGATTTCGACCTTGCCGCTTCTCAGCCTGTTTCGGTGGTCATGGACGATGTCGTCCTCGAGAACGTGACGCTCAAGGCGTTTCCGATTTTCGACGTCCAGCGGGTCGAGGTCCTGCGCGGCCCCCAGGGCACGCTGTTCGGTCGCAACACCCCCGCAGGTATCGTCAAGATCGATACCGTGAAGCCGGGCGACGAGGCAGGGTTCGATGGCTCCTTCAGCTTCGGAACCTTCAATACGGTCTCGGGCGAAGCGGCGGTGAATGTGCCTCTGGCTCCCGGCAAGGTATCCCTTCGCATCTCGGGCATGCTCCAGCGCCGCAGCGACTGGATCGACAACGGATTCACCGGTCAGGACAACACCATCGGCGGATACAGCGACCGCGCAGGTCGCCTCCAAGTACTGCTGACGCCGACGGCGGATTTCAGCATCCTGGGTACCGTCCAGCACCGCAATTTTCGCGGCACATCGACCCCGTTCCGCGCCAATATCCTTGGTCCCGGCAACAACGACCTGAACGCGAATTATGATCGCGACACGGTGTTCTACGATGCCGGGGGCGGCAACGAGGCACGCTACAAGACCACTCTGGCCTCGATCAACACCGCATACGACTTCGGCGGCGTGACGCTGACATCGATCACCGCGTGGGCGCACGGTTCGGGCCGCAGCCGCGGCGATATCGATGGCGGCAACCTCGTCACCGGTCCGGGTTTCATCCCGTTCCCCTCGGACACGCAGGATTCGATCATCCTCGACCAGTTCACGCAGGAAGTGCGGCTGGCTTCGGACGCGAGCGGGCCGCTCACGTGGCAGATCGGCGGCTTCTACTTCAACAGCGACTTCGACGTGACCACCGTCGGATTCAACTTCCCGCCGCCGGTTACCGTGAATCACCGCAACGAGAGCTGGGCACTGTTCGGCCAGACGACCTTCGCCCTGTCCGACCGGGCGAAGATCACCGCGGGCCTGCGCTATACCGACGACGAGAAGGACTTCGTGGTCGTATCGGGTGCCGCCCCGCAGCCGCGCAACGTGCAGGACGACCGGTTGAGTTGGGACCTGTCGGCTTTTTTCGACGTGACCGACGATGCCAGCGTCTATGCCAAGGTCGCCAGCGGCTTCCGCGCACCGACGATCCAGGGGCGCGACGTGGCCTTCTTCGCGCCGCCATCGGTCGCCACGAGCGAAAAGATCATGAGTTACGAAGCCGGCTTCAAGTCGGAATTCGCCGGGCGCACGATCCGCATCAACGGCGCGGCATTCTACTACACGATCGACGATCCGCAGTTCTCGGCCGTGGGCGGCGCGGGCAACCTCGTCCAGCTTGTCAACGCCGAGAAGGGCCGCGGCTACGGCTTCGAGCTGGACACCGCCTTCCAGCCCTTCGACGCGCTGACCCTCACCGCAGGGCTCAGCTACAACAACACGCGTATCCAGGATCCGAACCTGCTCGTCGGGGTGTGCGCGCAGTGCAGCGTCACCGATCCGCTCGTTACCGTGGCCGGAACTCCGCGCGCCCGGGTCGACGGCAACCCGTTTCCCAATGCGCCCGAATGGATTGCAGACTTCACTGCCCGCTATGCGGTGCCGATGGGACCGGACGGCGAACTGTTTGCCTACACCGACTGGACCTATCAGGGGGCGACCAACTTCTTCCTCTACGAAAGCCGCGAATTCAACGCGAACAACCAGTGGGAAGGCGGCTTGCGGATCGGGTACGCGCGGACCGACGGCCAGTGGGAAGTGGCGGCGTTCGTGCGCAACATCACCGACGCCGACAACGTCAAGGGCGGCATCGACTTCAACAACAACACCGCGTTCGTCAACGATCCGCGCGTGTTCGGCGTGTCGGCACGGTTCAGCTACTGA